The Stratiformator vulcanicus genome has a segment encoding these proteins:
- a CDS encoding FtsW/RodA/SpoVE family cell cycle protein, protein MRTTHLDRFPWLAAICVVGLLLIGLSAIDRGDEIAGQGRLALKQCLWVAISLPVAIAATCVPYAMLKRLAPWLLLAAVVLLIAVYFMPPRNGARRWIPLGPVFFQPSELAKIAFVAALARYLTFRESHRRVWGLIPPFLFALVPALLIVREPDLGTSLVFLPVLMAMLFAAGAKKRHLIAVTLLGVAAAPIVWLGMNAEQKSRVVTLVTQRDQGEAPRGDGYHLFQSKRMHSVGGLWGSELTGVPPVNPAIYHLPAARTDFVFCLVTERWGLAGATLTLTLYGLLFWNALGVARRTHDPFGRLLVVGVTSLLAVQAMINVSMTVGLAPITGLPLPLLSYGGSSLLFTVVAVGLIFNVALRPGLNVGPEAFRFESTRRDRPAA, encoded by the coding sequence TTGCGGACGACGCATCTCGATCGGTTCCCGTGGCTCGCTGCGATTTGCGTCGTCGGCTTGCTGCTGATCGGGCTCTCCGCAATCGATCGCGGGGACGAGATTGCCGGTCAAGGGCGTCTCGCGCTGAAGCAATGCCTCTGGGTGGCGATCTCGCTGCCGGTCGCCATCGCCGCAACCTGCGTCCCCTACGCGATGCTGAAACGACTGGCGCCTTGGCTGCTGCTAGCCGCGGTCGTGTTGCTGATCGCGGTTTATTTTATGCCGCCGCGCAATGGGGCACGGCGTTGGATCCCGCTCGGGCCGGTCTTCTTTCAACCGTCCGAACTGGCGAAGATCGCCTTTGTCGCCGCACTCGCGCGTTATCTCACGTTTCGCGAGAGCCATCGTCGAGTCTGGGGGTTGATCCCGCCCTTTCTATTCGCGTTGGTGCCGGCGTTGTTGATCGTGCGCGAGCCCGATCTTGGGACGTCGCTCGTCTTCTTGCCGGTGCTGATGGCGATGTTGTTCGCCGCCGGCGCGAAGAAGCGGCATCTCATCGCGGTGACGCTGTTGGGAGTCGCCGCCGCGCCGATCGTATGGTTGGGGATGAATGCCGAGCAGAAGTCGCGGGTCGTCACGCTCGTCACGCAGCGCGATCAGGGCGAGGCTCCGCGCGGCGACGGGTATCACCTGTTTCAGTCGAAACGCATGCATTCCGTCGGCGGCCTGTGGGGCAGCGAGCTGACCGGTGTGCCGCCGGTCAATCCCGCGATCTATCACCTCCCCGCCGCGCGGACCGACTTCGTGTTCTGCCTCGTGACGGAGCGGTGGGGCCTCGCCGGGGCCACGCTGACGCTCACCCTGTACGGCCTGCTGTTCTGGAATGCCTTGGGAGTGGCGCGGCGGACACACGACCCGTTCGGGCGATTGCTGGTCGTCGGGGTCACGTCGCTGCTCGCCGTGCAGGCGATGATCAACGTCTCGATGACGGTCGGCCTCGCTCCGATCACCGGGCTCCCGCTGCCGCTGTTGAGCTACGGGGGTTCGAGTTTACTCTTCACCGTGGTCGCCGTCGGTTTGATCTTCAACGTCGCGTTGCGTCCGGGCCTCAACGTCGGGCCGGAGGCCTTTCGGTTTGAATCAACCCGGCGGGATCGACCGGCAGCGTGA
- the kdsA gene encoding 3-deoxy-8-phosphooctulonate synthase, producing MPSDPVHIGPHVCGTGHPLVFILGPCVIESPELIHETSSRIAEIANDLGVPVVFKASFDKANRTSIDSFRGPGLERGMAILAEAKERTGLPVTTDLHEAAQAEPVAEVCDLLQIPAFLARQTDLIVASAEAAKKYDRAVNVKKPQFVAPEDVAHVVGKCSEVGFDRMLLTERGTTFGYGRLVNDFQAIPAMKALGCPVVYDATHSVQRPGGKSTGGNRAMVPVLARAAVAAGVDAVFMETHPDPDQAFSDGPNQIPLDQIANLIGDLVRMRSLVLELDAAS from the coding sequence GTGCCGTCTGATCCCGTCCATATCGGCCCGCACGTGTGCGGCACCGGTCACCCGCTGGTGTTCATTCTCGGTCCGTGCGTGATTGAATCGCCGGAGCTGATTCACGAAACGTCGAGTCGCATTGCGGAAATCGCCAACGATCTCGGAGTGCCGGTCGTATTTAAAGCGAGCTTCGACAAGGCCAATCGGACCAGTATCGACAGCTTCCGCGGGCCCGGATTGGAGCGGGGAATGGCGATTCTCGCCGAGGCCAAGGAGCGCACCGGTTTGCCGGTCACGACCGATCTGCACGAAGCCGCACAGGCCGAACCGGTGGCCGAAGTGTGCGACTTATTGCAAATCCCCGCATTTCTGGCCCGACAGACCGATCTGATCGTCGCCTCGGCCGAAGCCGCGAAGAAATATGACCGTGCCGTGAATGTGAAAAAGCCGCAGTTCGTTGCTCCTGAAGACGTCGCCCACGTCGTCGGCAAATGCAGTGAGGTCGGTTTCGATCGCATGCTGCTGACCGAACGGGGCACGACGTTCGGTTATGGTCGGCTCGTCAACGACTTTCAGGCCATCCCGGCGATGAAGGCACTCGGCTGCCCCGTTGTTTATGATGCGACGCACAGCGTGCAGCGTCCGGGTGGGAAGTCGACCGGCGGAAATCGCGCGATGGTTCCCGTGCTCGCCCGCGCGGCCGTGGCGGCCGGGGTTGATGCGGTGTTCATGGAGACTCATCCCGACCCTGATCAAGCATTTTCGGACGGCCCGAATCAAATTCCGCTCGACCAGATCGCCAACTTGATCGGAGACCTCGTGCGGATGCGGTCGTTGGTATTGGAACTCGATGCGGCTTCGTGA